GCGACACCCAGAGCTTACACACGCTACACCACATAAACTACGTCATACGGGAGCAACACTCGCTAAACAGGCAGGAATGAGCTTAGAAGCTATTTCCGAAGCTCTAACACATAGCGACACAGGTACAACACAGATTTATGTCAATACTTCTAATGTAGTCCCTATGGCAGTCGGTGAATTTGCCTTAAAGTCTCTAAAACAATAAGGTTAAAATAAGGTAAACTTTGAGGTGAACTTTTTCAAAAAACATAAAAAAAGCACCCCTGAGGTAAACTCTTGAGTGCTTTGAAACGTTGATATAATCGTATTGATTAACGTTTTGAGAATTGTGATGCTTTACGAGCTTTCTTAAGACCTGGTTTTTTACGTTCAACTTTACGTGAGTCACGTGTAAGAAGTCCTGCGCGTTTCAATGAATCGCGGAAGTCTGGGTCTACTTGAAGAAGGGCACGAGCGATACCGTGACGGATAGCTCCTGATTGACCAGCGTATCCACCACCTACAACGTTAACGAAAACGTCGTATGAACCTACAGTTGAAGTAACTGCGAATGGTTGGTTGATGACAAGACGAAGGTCAGCGTGTGGGATGTACTCTTCAACATCTTTTTTGTTAACAGTGATTTTACCAGTTCCTGGAACAAGGCGAACGCGTGCAACAGCGTTTTTACGACGTCCAGTACCTGCATATTGTGCTTGTGACATACTTTATTGTTCCTTTCCTTAGATAAGTCCTGAAATATCAAGAACTTCTGGTTGTTGTGCAGCGTGAGTGTGCTCAGCTCCAACAAATACTTTCAACTTCATACCTTGAGCGCGTCCAAGAGTATTGTGTGGAAGCATACCTTTAACTGATTTCTCGATCAAACGTACTGCATTTTTAGAACGAAGTTCACCTGCAGAGATTTGTTTCAATCCACCTGGGTGGTTTGAGTGAGTGTAGTAGATTTTATCAGTTGCTTTTTTACCAGTCAATTTAACTTTTTCAGCATTGATAACAATTACAAAGTCACCTGTATCAGTGTGTGGTGTAAATGTTGGTTTGTTTTTTCCGCGAAGTACGCTAGCAACTACTGCAGAAAGACGTCCAAGTGGTACATCAGTTGCGTCAACTACGTACCATTTACGTTCAACTTGGCCTGGTTTAGCCATAAATGTTGTTTTGTTCATGATTTCTCCTATATATAGTTCGATTTTTGTTTACGGTGATGGGTGTTCCTTCCCATCGAAAAGTATTTGGAAGGTTCCGGGGCCTTTCAAATGGGGTAAACAATACCGCCTACTATAATACCAAATTTCACCCCTAAAAGTCAATAGATATGAAAAATATTTTTCTGAATTCTACTCTTTTTATCTGTAGAAAACCTCGCTTTCGCGAGGCTCTTCTATTTATAAGATAAGGCACGTCTAAAGGTTTTCCAAATCCCTAAATCATCCGTTTGAAGGACTAGGCTGGCATACATGCGTCCGATAAATCCTGTTGCTACCACCGCAAAAATTACTGTAATAGCTAGCGAAATCCATGCTTCTACTCCCCCTGCATAGCCATTAATGGTTCTAAATGGCATAAAGAAGGTCGAAATAAAGGGAATATAAGAACCAATCTTCAAGATGAGATTGTCACCAGCTGCACCCAGAGCTGTCACTCCAAAAAAACCACCCATAATCAAAATCATCAAAGGAGATAAGGCTTTTCCTGCGTCCTCAGGACGAGAAACCATAGAACCTAGGAAGGCTGCTAAAACAACGTACATAAAGAGGCTAACCAAGACAAACAATAAGGTGTTGAGCGAGAAAGCCTCTCCTATATGGTTTAAAATACCAGATTGTGCCAAGATTGGTAGGTCTTTAAAGAGAAGAATGGCAGCAAGTCCACCCACGACGTAAATGCCAATATGGGTCAAAATCACAAGAAGCAGAGCCAGCATGCGAGCGTAGAAATAATGACTAGCTCGGATACTAGAGAAGACCACCTCCATAATTTTGGTGCCTTTTTCACTGGCAACTTCCTGAGCCGTCACACCCGCATAGGTAATCAGAATCATATAAAGAAAGAATCCTAAAGCGCCTGCTGCAATTGTTTGAATAAACTTTTTATTTTCCTTGGCTTCATCAATCTTTTCTGTGAATTGAATTGTCTGCGCTAAGCGTTTTTCCTGCTCTTGAGACAAGGAAGCAGTTGAACGATTAAGCTGATTTTGCAGTTCGTTGAGTGTACCTGTAACTGCAAATTTAATTCCGTTTTCAAGCGATGTTTCGCCATGATAAACAGCCTTTAAGACACTATCCTCTTGGTCAATGGTCAGATAGCCTTTTAATTTTTCATCTTTAATCGCTTCTTTGGCACTTGCTTCGTCTTTATAGTCAAAGTTAACACCATTTACATTCTTCAGTCCTTCTGCTACAGACGGCACTGTTGTCACTACTGCCACTTTATCATTTTTAGCCATTGAGGAGCCTTGGAGATAAGCAATTCCTCCAGAGATTCCTAAAAAGAGGAACGGCGAAATCACCATAAAGAAGAAACTCCACGATTTGACATGTCGAAGATAGGTTTCCTTGATTACAACCCACATATTTCTCATACTTCCACCCCTGATTCTAGTTTAAAGATTTCATCGATTGTTGGCGCTTGCTGGTCAAAAGTTGCGATATATTGACCTTGAGTCAAGATTGGGAAGAGTTCCCTACCAGCACTTTCATTCTCCAAGATCAATTTCCAACTGCCTTGTTTGGTCAAGCTCACCTGTTTGACATGAGGAAGAGTTTCCAATTCTTCCTTGCTTCGTTCACTTGAAACAAAGAGACGCGTTTTCCCGTATTGATTCCGGACATCCTGGACTGGTCCATGCAAGACCACACGGCCATCTCGAATCATCAGAATATCATCACAAAGTTCCTCGACATTGGTCATGACATGGTCAGAGAAGATAATGGTTGCTCCGCGCTCTTTTTCTTGAAAAATGACTTGCTTGAGCAATTCTGTATTGACTGGGTCCAAACCACTAAAAGGCTCATCCAAGATAATCAAGTCTGGTTCATGAATCAGAGTAATAATGAGCTGAATCTTCTGCTGATTTCCTTTTGACAGACTCTTGATTTTATCAGTCAGCTTCCCTTTCACTTCCAACCTCTTCATCCATTGAGGGAGTTTTTCCTTGACCTCCTTGCCATCCATACCTTTTAGAGTCGCCAAGTAACGAACTTGCTCAAGGACTGTCAATTTAGGCATGAGACTGCGTTCTTCAGGCAGATAGCCAATCCGAGCGTAGGTCTCCTGACGAATATCCTGGCCATCCAGACTGATTTCTCCTTGGTATTCTAAAAACTTCAAAATACTGTGGAAAATCGTTGTCTTCCCAGCACCGTTTTTCCCGACTAATCCCAAAATACGACCTGGTCGCGCTTGAAAGTCAATACCAAACAAAACTTGCTTGGGTCCAAAACTTTTCTCTAGACTTCTTACTTCTAGCATCTTTCACCTCCGAAATTTCTTTCACTCATTATACTCTTTTTTGATAGCCTTTACAATGATTTCTGTCCGTTTTTAGAAGATTATTGCTATGTAAAATATAGCTTGGAGCACTTTTAGTGATAAATTCATTATACAGTACAAACTCCAATTTATCTTCTCTGTTCCTCAACTGTCCATTTTTGATCCTGAATTGTTATTTAAAAAGCAAAAATCCACCCTGGAGGATGGATTGATGAGTTAACGCACTTCTGCATTGACTTTTTCTTCAAGCGATGCTTGGATTTTTTCCATATAGCGTGCGACTTCTTCGTCCGTTAAGCTGTCTTCTGGATTTTGGAAGGTCAAGCTATAAGCCATTGACTTCATACCAAATCCCAATTTTTCGCCTGAGAAGACGTCAAAGAGTTTGATATCTGTCAAACGTTTCACACCGGCAGCTTGGATAGCATCTACAACTTCTTGGTGAGTCACTTCTGCCTTGAGAAGGAGGGCAACGTCACGGCTAACTGCTGGGAATTTCGTGATTTCCACAAATGGAGCAGCTGGTTGAAGGGCAGCTTCGATGACTGAAAGGTTAAGCTCAGCTACATACGTTTCTGGAATATCGTAGGCCTTAGCAGTGACTGGGTGTACTTGACCAAGGAAACCAAGAACTTGGTCACCAAGTGAAATGACTGCTGTACGACCTGGGTGGAGGCTAGCAATTTCAGCTGTAGCTGTATAGGTCACTTCTAGTCCCAAACGAGCAAAGAGGGCTTCAAGGATTCCCTTAGCATAGAAGAAGTCAACTGGAACTGCTGCCGTTTGGAAGTCTTTTTCTGCAACCAAGCCTGTCAAGGCAAAGGCAAAGCTGTTGATCTCATTTGGAAGTTCTTCTTTTGGATTACCTGTTTGTTCAAATACTTTTCCAATCTCGTAAAGGGCCAAGTTTTTATTCTTACGAGCAACGTTGTAAGCAACAGTATCAAGGATTCCAGAAATCATATTTTGACGGAGTACAGAACGGTCCACGGTCATTGGCCACATGAGTTCCGTGAGGTTACTTGGTTGAGCTGTAAACTCGACTGCCTTTTCAGGAGTTGTTAGAGCGTAGGTGATAATTTCTGTCAAACCTGCTCCTTCAGCAATGGTACGAACTTGACGGCGGAGTTTTTGTGTCGCAGTCAATTCACCAGCTGTACCATCATCTTTTGGAAGGCTGGTTGGCAAGCGGTCATAACCATAGATACGAGCGATTTCTTCAAAGAGGTCTGCTTCGATAGTGATATCCCAACGACGACGTGGTACGCTAACTGTGAAGCTATCTGCATTGCCAGAAAGGCCAAAGCCAAGACGACGGAAGACGTCTTCTACATCAGCATAAGAAAGTTCAGTTCCAAGAACACGGTTAACATCGGCAAGAGTTGAAGAAACTTCCACATCATAAGTATCCAGTTCACCCGCTGAAACGATACCTTTACGCACCGTCGCACCTGCAAGTTCAGCAATCATGCTAGCTGCCGCATCAAGGGCTTCGTTAACTGTTGCCACGTTGATGCCTTTTTCAAAGCGAGAAGATGATTCTGAACGAAGGTTGAGGCGACCGCTGGTCTTACGAATTGATTTGCCATTGAAAACAGCAGCTTCAAGGACAACACGACTAGATTTTTCAGAGATTTCTGTTGCTTGACCACCCATGACACCGGCAAGGGCTACTGGCTTGTCAGCCACAGTGATGACTAAATCATTTGTTTCCAAGTCACGTTCTTCACCGTCCAAGGTCACTAATTTTTCATCAGCACGTGCTTCACGCACACGGATGTCATTTCCTTCAAAGGTATCCAAGTCAAAGGCATGCATTGGTTGACCAAAGTAGAGCAGGATATAGTTGGTCACGTCCACTACGTTATTGATTGGACGGATGCCTTCATTCATAAGAAGGTTTTGCAACCATTGTGGACTTGGTGCGATAGTCACATTGTCCAAGATACGGGCCGCATAGTAAGGCGCCTTGTCTGTCTCAATGCCCACAGAAAGAGCATCTGCTGCAGCTTGGTCAGTTTCTGAAAGAGTAAATTCTTTAAAGTTGACCGCCTTGTCATAGATGGCTGCAACTTCGTGAGCTACTCCACGCATAGAAAGAGCGTCCGCACGGTTGGGTGTGATAGACAGTTCGATGATTTCATCATCCAAGTCTAGATATGAGAAGACTTCCTCACCTGGAACGGCATTTTCTGGCAAGATTTGGATGCCATCTGCGAATTCCTTTGGCACAACTGAGTCAGAAATTCCCAATTCACCAAGTGAACAGATCATCCCAAGTGACTCAAGACCGCGGATTTTCCCTTTTTTGATCTTGTAATTGTCAGCGATGCGAGCTCCTGGAAGAGCCACCATAACCTTGATGCCAGCACGCACATTTGGGGCACCACAAACGATTTGACGGGCTTCTTCTTCGCCAACGTTAACCTGACAAACATGGAGGTGAGTTTCTGGCACATCTTCGCAAGACAAGACCTCACCGACGACAATTTTCGAGAGACCGGCAGCAGGTGATTCGACACCTTCTACCTCGATCCCTGTAGTTGACATTTTTTCAGCCAACTCTTGTGATGGCACATCAATGTCCACCAATTCTTTTAACCATTTATAAGATACAAGCATAATTCTGATTGTAAGATCCCACCAAGTAAGACCTTTTCAATTCCTTTCTTTTTCTTCGAGTCAGCCCTTACCATTTACCTGACTAGGACTGTATTACATGTTTCAATCTTATTTAAACTGTTCTGAGAAGCGGACATCTCCTTGGTAGAATCCACGGATATCGTTGATTCCGTAACGGAGCATAGCTACACGCTCTTGTCCAAGACCAAAGGCAAATCCAGAGTAAACAGTCGCATCGATACCACTCATCTCAAGGACACGTGGGTGAACCATACCGGCACCCATAATCTCGATCCAACCAGTTTTCTTACATACGTTACAGCCATCTCCACCACACTTGAAGCAAGAAACATCCACCTCAACAGATGGCTCTGTGAATGGGAAATAAGATGGACGCAAACGAATTTGACGCTCTTCGCCGAACATCTTTTGCACAATCAATTGAAGGGTTCCTTGAAGATCTGCCATAGAGATATTTTTCCCTACAACCAAACCTTCGATTTGGTGGAATTGGTGACTGTGGGTTGCATCGTCCGTATCACGACGGAACACACGCCCTGGTGAGATCATTTTCAAAGGACCTTTAGAAAAATCATGAGCATCCATAGCACGCGCCTGAACTGGAGACGTGTGGGTACGAAGCAAGATTTCTTCTGTGATGTAGAAAGTGTCCTGCATATCACGGGCTGGGTGATCTTTTGGAAGATTCATACGCTCAAAGTTGTAGTAGTCTTGCTCCACTTCAAAACCATCCACGACTTGGTAACCCATCCCAATGAAAATATCTTCGATTTCCTCACTGGTTTGTGTGAGGACATGACGGTGACCAGTCGCAACTGGACGACCTGGAAGCGTCACATCGATGCTCTCGCTAGCCAGTTGAGCTGCAACTTTCTTTTCTTCCAAAAGCTTAGCTGTTTCTTCAAAGGCTGCGGTCAATACATCACGAGCTTCATTGACGTGTTTCCCGATGATTGGACGCATCTCAGCAGAGACATCTTTCATCCCTTTGAGAATTTCAGTAAGCGAACCCTTTTTACCAAGGACAGAGACACGCAATTCTTGCATCTCTTTTTCATTTTCAGCAGTAATCTGCTTCAAGCTAGCCAGCGTTTCTTCACGAAGCGCTTTTAATTGTTCTTCAATAGTTGACATAATTCCTCCATCAGTCGCTCGTAGATAAAAAGAAAACCACATGCCAAAAACTCCACTCGGAGCGTTGACACGCGGTACCATCCGTTTTTATCTGACAAGTCAGACCTTCATTTCTAAATCCATGCGCAAGTGAATTCACCCAGCTTTCATATAGAGAGCTTGCAGTCACGGCTCTCCTCCCTGATATACTTCCCTTGAGTTACTAGTCTTGCAGATTTCTATTCAATTACTACATAGTTTATCAGATTTTTAGTTAAAAAACAAGTTAGATTAGACTAATTTCAGTATAAAAAGGAACAAGACACAATGCACTACCTATTTGTAGGGCCTATTTCATCTGCTTTCCTTTTCAACAAAAGAGTTACTGCTTGATTAAAACCATCACACCAGTTATACCATTTTGCTTCATACTCATCTTGAGCTAAGATATGATTTTTTAAATCTAGAACAGAGTAAATTTTTCTTTCTTCGCAGGCTTGCACATAGAGATGATATAGTTCATCACCACCATCTCTATCCCACTCAGCAGAAATCGTATCCCGACCTGCCAATAAAGCCTGATAAGCCCTGTGATGCCCATCTGTAATCAACAAGCAATCTCCGAACGCAAGAATACTGATTGGATCGACTTGGATTTTTTCTGCCGACTGGTAAAGCATCTGAATATCTTGCAACTTCTTTTCTGATAAGTATAGTTGAGTCGGATGAAGATCTGCTATATTGACTTTCATTTCTTTCTCCTCAAGGGAATTTGATACTCACTTCTGCTTGCCTTTAAATCGCCATTGGAAGCGGAGCTTGTCATAGAAGGGAAACTCGATAAACAGGACTCCCAAACCCACACAGAGACTGGCAAGGACGTCTGATGGATAGTGAACTCCTAGATAGACCCTTGATACCAGCACACTGACTAGGTAGAGAGCAAGGACGATTTGCACGATTTTTCTCCAGACTGGATTTTTAATCCGTTGACTGAGAATGACAATCAGAGAGCCAATCATCAAGGTTACAGCCAGAGAATGCCCACTTGGGAAGGAAAATCCTTTCTCCTCAACCAAGTGTAAAATAGCTGGTCGTGAGCGCTGGTAGATATTTTTAAAGGTCACGATTGAAAGACCTGCTAAAGCCAAATTCGCCAGCATAAGTAGGCTTTCAATCTTCCATCGCTTACGATAAAAGATAAAAGCTGTAATGACAACCCAAGTGATAATCACCGGAATATCAATCAAGCGTGTGATGGCCCTAAAAAGAATAGTCAAATAATCTGGTAAGTCTCCTCGAACGGCAGTCTGAATCGGTTGGTCAAAACCGACCAGCGTTTCAGGGTAAAATTTGACAATATAGCCAAGAATAACGAAAAGTAAAAGGGCAAAACTGCCCTTCATTAAAAATGTTTGTTTATCTTTCATAATGTTTTAAGGTTGGTTTCAAGAGAACATACAACAACCAGAATGAAACGGAAAAGATTACACCCTCAATCAAGTTAAAAGGCAATACCATAGTCATTAGGTAGTTGGACAGTCCCAAAATTTTTCCAATATCAAAGTTAGCAAACTTAGCGTACAAAGGAACAGCGTAAACATAGTTGAGAACCAACATAGCTACGGTCAAACCAATAGTTCCAGCTAGAGAGCCTAGTAGGAAACGAAGGGTTGTCCGTTCCTTTTTCCAAATCAAAGCAAATACGATGACAAAAACTCCCAAAGCCACGATATTCATCGGCAAACCAATGTAAGTATTCACTCCCTGACTGTTAAGAAGCAGTTTCAAGAGTGAGCGAAGCAAGAGAACTCCTAAAGCAGCAGGCAAATCCATGACCACCAAACCCACAAGGACTGGCAAGATACTAAATTCGATCTTGAGGAAGGATGCCGCTGGCAAGAGCGGAAAGTCAAAGTACATCAGCACAAATGAGATGGCTGATAGAATTGCAATGGTCGAAAGTCGACGTGTGTTTGTCATAACAGGTTCCTCCAATTTTCTATAAAATCAGAAGAAGTTGGAAAGGATTCCTCTATCTATTCTCACTTTTTATATCCCAAAAGTTCCCTCTCACTCTATTAAAGCAAGCGGTTACAATCCGGCTATAAATCTATCAGAACAGACAAAGCCATTCTTTCGTCTTCTCCCATCCAGACTATACTGTCGGTTGTGGAATCTCACCACATCAGCTTGCGCTCGCGGACTTATTTGGCTAAAATAGCTAGTCAAATTTACCGCCGGTCGGGAATTTCACCCTGCCCTGAAGACTCTTTTATCATAACAAAAAACGCTTGCAAGCGCAAGCATTTTGTTCATTTTCATTATTTATTTCAATTTATCCACTTCATAGGTATGAACAAGCTCAAGACCTGCAAAGTTCTGCTGGCGAAGGGCTTCGTAAACAATCATGCATACTGTATTAGAGACATTGAGGCTACGGACGTGTTCATCATTCATAGGAATACGGAGAGCTTTCTCAGGATATTCCCGCATAAAATCCTCAGGTAAGCCCTTGTCTTCACGCCCAAAGAGGAAATAATGCTCCTCATCAGTCGATAAATCCACCTCAGAATACACCTTCTCAGCGAATTTTGAAATCAGATAGAGTTTTCCCTTCATCTGAGACAGGAAATCCTCTAAACTCTCGTAAAAATAAATCTCTAGCTTATCCCAATAATCCAAACCAGCCCGCTTCATCTTGCGGTCATCAATAGGAAAGCCCATAGGTTTGATGATGTGGAGGGGAGAATTGGTCGCAGCGCAAGTACGCGCGATATTGCCTGTATTTTGTGGAATTTGAGGTTCAAATAATACAATGTGATTTGTCATGACTTGCTTCCTTTCACCATTGCAAAAAAATAGCCACACTGCCCGGAGTCAAGCTCAGCAAACAGCGTGGTTAAGGCATCGTTAACTTACCTCACAACAGGTTTGAAGTAAATCAGCGAAACTACTTTCTTAGTATAACACTTTCAGAATCATTGTCAATAGAAACGACTTGATTTTTTCAATTTTTTCAAGCTATTTCCAAGGGTTTCTAGGAGAAAATTCTTAAATATCTGCAAAAATTGCTTACTCTTTTATACCTATCTGTGGACTGGGAATGATGATATTATGACCTCGTTATCTCAAATACTGCTGTATGAACCCACTCATTATGAATTTGTAAGTCATTTTCTATAACCCTACTAAAGGTGAAGCCATTTTTTAAAAGCACTCTCTGAGAAGCTAGATTACCTATTGCCGTTCCTGCAATGATTCTATTGAAACCATAAGTCGTGAAGGCTTTTTCTAAAACGAGTTTAACCGCTTCGCTTGCATATCCTAAATTGCTAACATTTTCCCCAATCCTATACCCAAGCTCTGCTGTTTTTCTATCCTTCCCTAAAACACTTAAATTGATTCTTCCAACCATAACGCCTTGTGCATCTCTAATAAGATGCATGTAGACATCATGATTCTCTTGTTCCCTTAACAATTCCCTCGTAATTTCTTTAAAAGCTTCTAACTCAAAATAGTTAGCTGGTCTAGGAGGTAAATTCCGCTCAAAATACTCTCGATTTTCTTTTTCAAAAGAATAGACGTCTAAACTATTTTCTTCAGATAACAGCTCTAAACTGATCATTACAAATCCTCTCCCATCATTATCTACATTCAAATTTTCTCATGTTTATACAAAGTGAAATTAACACGATTTAAATTAAGTACTTTTACTATTTTATATCGTCTCTACATTATGACACTGAACTTAGTTGAAAATGATTATATTTGAATAACTTTGATTTTGTAGTGTAAATTCTACTATCAAAGTAGATAAACTAATTCATATTTTATCAAAAAGTTTCAAGCATACAATTATTAACTTTATTTCTCATAACATCTATCAATAAAAAGTTATAGAATAATTTCTCTTTACTTATCTAATGAAAACTTTGACAATACTATTTCCAAGGGTTGTAAAATCGTCCCTGATTCTGCAAGATAAGTAGTAAACTAGCTACTAAAAATAAGGTTGCCAAAAGCAAAGTAAGATAATCTCCTTTTTTCAAGGCCTGGTAACTATACCAAGTCCGCTTTTTATCTTTTCCAAAACGGCGAAGCTCCATAGCGGTCGCGATAGTATCAATGCGTTCTAGAGAGCTAAAAATCAAAGGAGTAATAATGCGCAGATTGCCTTTGATTCGTTGCATGAGAGAAGCTTTCTTGGATAATTCCATCCCACGCGCTTCCTGTGACATCTTGATGGTAAAGAATTCTTCCTGCAAATCTGGAATATAGCGCAAGGTCAGGCTAACTGAATATGCAATCTTGTAAGGCACACCAATTTGATTTAAACTGGAAGCAAACTGACTAGGATGAGTTGTCATCAAAAAGATAATAGCCAGAGGAATGGTGCAAAGGTACTTAATGGCCAGATTTAGCAGGTAAAAGAGCTCTTGACTGGTCAGAGTGTAGGCTCCGATTCCCTGCCAAATCACACTTCTCTCTCCGTAAAGTCCAACCCCATATTCAGGAGAAAAGAGATAGACCATCAAGATGTTTAAAACGGCAAATACCGTCGCAAAAACGGCTACAAAGGAAACATCTTTAAAGCGAATTTCTGACAAATAGAGGAGAAAGACCGAAAAAATAGCAATCAGAACAAGCAGTCTGGTATCATAGCTAATCATGGCAGCCAATGACACGAGAATGAAAAAGAGAAGTTTCCCAGCTCCTGACAAGCGATGAATCACAGTATCTCTATGCTGGTAACCAATTAATTTTGCTTGCATCCTTCTCTCCTTTCTTTGTAAAATGCCGTCAAAGCAAGTGGATCCACGTCGAGTTTCTTAGCCAAGTTGAAGATAGAAGTTTCTTTTAGATTGGCTTTTACTAATAACTCAGGATTGCTCAACAGACTAGCTGGATCAGTATCAGCAATCAATTCCCCGTCCACCATAACAAGAGCCCGATCTGAATAATCCAGCATCAATTGCATATCATGAGTAATCATGACAATCGTATGCCCTTTTTGATGCAGCTCTTCGAGAAATTCCATAATCTCAGTATAGTTCTTCTGGTCTTGACCAGCTGTCGGTTCATCTAGGAGGATAATTTCAGCTCCTAAAACCAAAATCGAAGCAATGGTGACACGTTTTTTCTGTCCAAATGATAGGGCAGAAATGGGCCAAT
Above is a genomic segment from Streptococcus mitis containing:
- a CDS encoding GCN5 family acetyltransferase codes for the protein MISLELLSEENSLDVYSFEKENREYFERNLPPRPANYFELEAFKEITRELLREQENHDVYMHLIRDAQGVMVGRINLSVLGKDRKTAELGYRIGENVSNLGYASEAVKLVLEKAFTTYGFNRIIAGTAIGNLASQRVLLKNGFTFSRVIENDLQIHNEWVHTAVFEITRS
- a CDS encoding cobalt ABC transporter permease, yielding MQAKLIGYQHRDTVIHRLSGAGKLLFFILVSLAAMISYDTRLLVLIAIFSVFLLYLSEIRFKDVSFVAVFATVFAVLNILMVYLFSPEYGVGLYGERSVIWQGIGAYTLTSQELFYLLNLAIKYLCTIPLAIIFLMTTHPSQFASSLNQIGVPYKIAYSVSLTLRYIPDLQEEFFTIKMSQEARGMELSKKASLMQRIKGNLRIITPLIFSSLERIDTIATAMELRRFGKDKKRTWYSYQALKKGDYLTLLLATLFLVASLLLILQNQGRFYNPWK